From Mumia sp. ZJ1417:
GCGCCGCATGTTCGACATGCTCGTACGGATGGGCTACAAGGAGATCGAGGTCGGCTTCCCGAGCGCGAGCGAGACCGACTTCGCCTTCGTCCGTCACCTGATCGAGGACGACCTGATCCCCGATGACGTGACGATCTCCGTCCTGACGCAGGCCCGCGAGGACCTGATCGACCGTACGGCGCAATCCCTGGTTGGCGCCAAGAACGGCAGCATCCACCTCTACAACGCCGTCGCCCCTCTCTTCAGGCGCGTCGTCTTCGGCGTGGACCGCAACGAGTGCCGGGCGATCGCTGTCCGAGGCACCGAGCTGGTGATGAAGTACGCCGAGGAGTACCTGCAGGGCACCGACTTCGGCTACCAGTACTCGCCGGAGATCTTCACCGGCGCCGAGCTCGACTTCTCGATCGAGGTCTGCGAGGCGGTGATGGACGTCTGGCAGCCTGAGGACGGCCGCGAGATCATCCTCAACCTGCCGGCGACTGTCGAGATGGCGACGCCCAACACGTACGCCGACCAGATCGAGTATTTCGGCCGACACGTTTCGCGCCGCGAGAACGTCGCGATCTCGCTGCACCCGCACAACGACCGCGGTACCGCCGTGGCCGCGACCGAGCTGGCGATGATGGCCGGCGCCGACCGCGTCGAGGGCTGCCTGTTCGGTCACGGCGAGCGCACCGGCAACGTCGACCTGGTGACGCTGGGCATGAACCTCTTCAGCCAGGGCATCGACCCGCAGATCGACTTCTCCGACATCGACGAGGTACGCCGCACCGTCGAGTACTGCACCGGTCTGCCGGTCCACCCGCGCCACCCGTACGCGGGCGACCTGGTCTACACCGCCTTCTCGGGCTCGCACCAGGACGCGATCAAGAAGGGTCTGGAGGACCTCGACCGCCAGGCGGCCGAGCGCGGCATCCCCGTGTCGGAGATGCCGTGGGAGGCCCCGTACCTGCCGATCGACCCGCACGACGTCGGCCGCTCGTACGAGGCGGTGATCCGCGTGAACAGCCAGTCCGGCAAGGGCGGCGTCGCGTACATCATGAAGTCCGAGCACAAGATGGACCTGCCCCGTCGGCTCCAGATCGAGTTCAGCCGCGTCGTCCAGTCGATGACCGAGGGTGAGGCCGGCGAGATGTCGGTCGACGAGATCTGGAAGGCGTTCTCCGCGGAGTACCTCGAGCGGACGGCACCGTACGCGCTCGAGGCGTTCCGCTCGTCGACGATCCAGGACGGGCTGGACGAGCTCGTCGTGGACGTCCGGGTCGGTGAGACCGTCCAGTCGATCAAGGGCGAGGGCAACGGCCCGGTCGCCGCGTTCGTCGACGCCATCGCGTCGGTCAACGGAGACATCCGGGTGCTCGACTACGCCGAGCACGCGCTGTCCTCCGGCGGCGACGCGGCCGCGGCGGCGTACGTCGAGTGCGAGATCGGTGACCAGATCGTCTGGGGGGTCGGGGTCGACCCGAGCATCGTGACGGCCTCGCTCAAGGCGGTCGTGTCCGCCGCCAACCGCGCTGCGGCGACCCGCGTCTGACGCCGTTCCGCCGGCAGGTGCGCTAGGACCGCGCCGGCCGGCGGGTACGGGCGGGGGTACGCCCCGCGCCGCCACTGCGGCTCGACGTCGTGTCCGAGGGCAGCGCCAGCGTGGCCGCCAGGCCGCCCACGAGGATGAGGGCGGCGACCGCGGTGGTGACCTTGCTGGCGGTGATCAGCGACGCCTGTGCGACCTCGCCCACCTCGGCCGTCGCAGGGTCCTCGAGGAGCTCCGGGATCGCTGCCCCGACGCTGTCGCGGACGAGCGAGACGGCCGCGTCCTGATCGGGCCCCGGCATGTCCGTCCGCGCGAGCTCGTCGGCCGTCTGCGCGGCGAGGGTCGAGATCAGCAGGCCGCCGAGGACAGCGATGCCGAGCGCGGAGCCGAGTTGGCGGACCGTCGTCAGGAACCCGGAGGCCTGTCCGCTCGAGCCGACCGGGATGTCGACGAGGATGGCGCTGGTCAGCTGCGCGGTCGCCATGCCCACGCCGATGCCGTACAGGAACAGCAGGGCCGCGATCGCGGGTCCGCTGACGTCGGTGCTGATGACGAGAGCGGTCCCTGCGATCGCCACGACCTCGAGGGCCAGGCCGATCCGGATGACGGCGCGCTGCCCGAGACGGTTGGTGAGCGGAGGGGTAGCCCCGGAGGCGAGGAAGGTGCCGACCGCCAGCCACAGGACGAGGACTCCGGTGCCGAGCGGGGTGTAACCGAGGGCACCCTGCAGCAGCAGTGGGAGGGTGAAGATGAGGCCGATCTCGCCGAGCGCGACGACCATGGCGGCGATCGACCCATACCGCAGTGAGCGGAAGCGCATCAGGCCGAGATCGACCAGCGTGACTGCGCCGGCACGTGCGCGGCGCGCCTCGACGACGACGAACGCGACCAGGAGCAGCACGCCCAGCGCGAGCGAGAACGGGACGGGGGAGAGGGCGCCGGACTCCTGACGCCACCAGCCGTAGTACTGGCCCTCGATGAGGCCGAACACGACTCCGCCGAGGCCGAGCGTCGAGAGGAGCAGGCCGGGCAGGTCCGTGCCGGGGCGGATGTCGTCGTCGCGGGTCTCGTCGAGGACCTTGACGATGCCGACGAGCGCGAGCAGGCCGAACGGCACGTTGATCCAGAACGCCCACCGCCACGTCGACTCAGTCGCGAGCCATCCACCGATGAGCGGACCGACTGCGACCATGCCGCCGACGGTCGAGCCCCAGATCGCGAACGCGATCCCGCGGGCACGGCCCTGGAACGTCGCGTTGAGGGTCGACAGGGTGGCGGGCACGATCATGGCGGCGCCTAGGCCCTGCACGAACCGGGCGGCGATGAGCATCTCCTGGTTCTGCGCCGCCCCGGCACTGAGGCTGGCGACCATGAACAGCACCAGGCCGGCCGCGTACACCCGGCGGCGACCGATCCGGTCGCCCAGGCGGCCGGCTGCGAGCAGGAGCGAGGCGAGCATCAGGAGATAGATCGCGTTCATCCACTGCGCGCCGGCAGCGGTCAGCCCGAGGTCGTCGATGATCACCGGGACCGAGACGTTGACGATGGTCATGTCCATCACGACGAGCGAGACGCCCAGCGAGAGCGTCAGCATCGCGAGCCACTGGCGCTGCGTGATCGGGGTGTCGTCGCTCATGAGGCTCCTCTGCTCGGGCGCAGGGGCGCCGCTGGATCGCTGGATCGTAACAGCGTTCCGTCCCTGCGGAGGAGGGTTGAGTCAGACGCGGGTCGCGGCGATCTCCGCCACGTCGGCGGGTGTCGTACGGCAGCAGCCCCCGACGAGGTTGGCGCCGGCGTCGCGCCACCGGCCCACCCACGTAGCCCACGAACCACGGGCGGTGGTGCCGGTCCATCGCCGCGCGGCAGCGTCCCACACCTCGCCCGAGTTCGGGTAGACCGCGATCGGCAGGTCGGTGACGGCGGCGATGCGGTCCACGAGTGGGGCGATGTGCTCCAGCGGCGTGCAGTTGATCCCGACGGCGGCAACACCGTGGTCGGCGACCAGGCGCACGACCTCAGCGACGGGCGTCCCGTCGCTGAGGTGCGTATCGTCGCGTGCGCTGAACGTCACCCAGGCGGGCACGTCCACGTCGTCGAGCAGGTCGGCGAGCGCCGCGGCCTCGAGGGCGGAAGGGATCGTCTCGCACGCCAGCACCTCCGGACCGGCGTCGGCGAGCAGGTGCAGGCGCTCACGATGGAAGTCGCGGAGCGCCGGCACGTCGAGACCGTAGTCGCCTCGGTACTCCGAGCCGTCGGCCAGCGCGGCGCCGTACGGGCCGACGGACGCGGCGACCACAGGACGCCGGCCGGGGTTCTCCTGCACGTAGGCATCGCGGGTCTGGCGCGCGAGGGTCACCGCGGACCGGATCAGGCGCTCGGCCTCGTCGGCGGGCAGGCCGAGCCGCCCGAAGCCACCGACCGTCGCCTGATAGCTCGCCGTGATGATCACGTCCGCGCCGGCCTCCAGGTAGTCGCGGTGGACCTGCGCGATCAAGGCTGGGTCGTCGCGCAGCAGCGACGCGGACCACAGGGCCGACGAGAGGTCTGCGCCGTGCCGCTCGAGCTCGGTCGCGAGTGCGCCGTCGAGCACGACGAGTCGGTCGCGGTCGGCCCACGTGTCGCGGAGCGTAGTCATCGGCTCACGCTAGCGCGCTCCCCGCGGGTCATCGGTCGAGCAAGTCCTGCATCTCGTCGACCTCCGCGCGTTGCGTGTCGGAGATCTGCTGCGCGAGGGCGGCGACCTTCGGGTCGCTGCCGGTGCTGAGCACGTCCTCCGCCATCGTGATCGCTCCCTCGTGGTGGGCGATCATCTGGCGCAGGAACTCCTCGTCGAACGCCGCGCCCTGGAGCGCCGCGAGCCGGGTCAGATCCTCGGGCGACATCATGCCCTCCGCGTCACCGTGGCCGGCGTGGTCGTCGCCCTCCTCGGACGGCACGGGCTCGTCCCACTTCTCGAGCCAGGCGGTCATCGTCGCGATCTCGGGATCCTGTGCCGCGCTGATGCGCGCGGCGAGGGCCGTCACCTCGGCACCGGCACGCGTCGGGGCGAGCGAGGCCATCTCGAGGGCCTGGCGGTGGTGGGGGATCATCTGCTGGGCGAACGTGACGTCCGCCGCCGCGCGATCCGCGGACGTCGAGGAGGAGCCGTGCTCGCCGTGCCCGTCGGCACCAGCGCCGTCTTCGCCCGCACCGCAGGCCGAGATGCCGAGGCCGAGCGCGAGAGCGGACACGAGAGCGGCGGCACGTCGCCGTGCGGTGTACGTGATCATGAAGGCAACATACCCCTAGGGGGTACAGGTATCAACCCTTGGTCCCGGCGAGGCCTCCACCCCGTACGACGAACGGCCCGGCAGAATGGTGCCGTGGTGTTGTACCGAGACGAGGCCGTCGTCCTCCGTACCCAGAAGCTGGGTGAGGCGGACCGTATCGTCACGCTCCTGACCCGACACCACGGCCGTGTCCGTGCCGTCGCGAAGGGGGTCCGCCGGACGAGCTCACGTTTCGGCTCGCGCGTCGAGCCGTTCATGCATGTCGACCTCCAGCTCGCCGAAGGCCGCACGCTCGACGTCATCACGCAGGTCGAGACCCTCGACGCCTACGCCGGCCGGCTCGGCAACGACTACGGCGCCTACACGTGCGGCACGTCGATGCTCGAGTCCGCCGACCGGCTCGTCGGCGAGGACGGGCACCCCGCGGCCCAGCAGTACCTCCTCCTCGTCGGAGCCCTGCGGGCGCTCGCGGAGCGTCGCCACCCCAGCGGGCTGATCCTCGACTCGTTCCTGCTCCGGTCGCTGGCGATCGCCGGCTATGCCCCGAGCTTCGACGCGTGCGCCCGCTGCGGCGTGGGCGGCCCTCACCGCGCGTTCAACTCCGGTGCCGGCGGCATGCTCTGCACCGACTGTCGGCTCCCCGGCTCGGCCAACCCGGCGCCGGACACCGTCGCGCTGCTCGCCGCCCTGCTCAGCGGTCTGTGGCCGCAGGCCGAGGCGGCGGGGGAGCGCGCGACACGCGAGGCGAGCAGCCTCGTCGCGACGTACCTCCAGTGGCACCTCGAGCGCAGCCTGCGCTCGCTGGACTACGTCGACCGCTGACCCCGGTCCCGATCGAGGCGAGAGACAATGGCCTCGTGACGCGCACTCCCGTACGACGCCCGACGCCGCACCCTTCCGGCGCCACCGCCCCCGACATCCCGCTCGACCAGGTCCCGAAGCACGTCGCGATCGTGATGGACGGCAACGGACGCTGGGCCAAGGAGCGTGGGCTTCCCCGTACGGCGGGTCACGAGGCCGGCGAGTCCTCGCTGTTCGACGTCGTCGAGGGGGGCATTGAAGTCGGCGTGAAGTGGATCTCCGCGTACGCCTTCTCGACCGAGAACTGGAAGCGTTCGCCGGACGAGGTCCGCTTCCTCATGGGCTTCAACCGCGACGTCATCCGCCGTCGCCGCGACGAGATGCACGAGCTCGGCGTCCGCGTGCGCTGGGCGGGGCGGCGTCCGCGCCTGTGGGGCAGCGTCATCAAGGAGCTCGAGATCGCCGAGGAGCTCACGAAGGACAACGACGTGCTGACGCTCACGATGTGCGTCAACTACGGCGGCCGGGCCGAGATCGCCGATGCTGCTGCGGCGCTCGCTCGCGATGTGGCGGCAGGGCGGGTCAAGCCGGGCAAGATCGACGAGGACCTGTTCGCGCGCTACCTCGACGAGCCGGACATGCCTGACGTCGACCTGTTCTGGCGCACCTCGGGCGAGCAGCGCACGAGCAACTTCCTCCCGTGGCAGGCGGCGTACGCCGAGATGGTGTTCTCCGACATCGCCTGGCCCGACGTCGATCGGCGCGCGCTGTGGGAGGCGATCGAGGAGTACGCCCGCCGCCACCGCCGCTACGGCTCGGCATGAGCCTCTTCGTGTCTGCGTGCCCGTGCGGCTCCGCCGAGCCGTACGACGCGTGCTGCGGGCCGCTGCACCGCGGCGAGCGGCAGGCGGCCACGCCGGAGGAGCTCATGCGCGCGCGCTACGCGGCGTACGCCGTCGACGCTCGCGACTACGTCTTCCGTACGTGGCACCCGCGGACCCGCCCCGACGACGTCCCGTCGACCCCGGGCCTGACGTGGGAGCGGCTCGAGATCCTGGACGCCGCCGACGACGAGGTCGAGTTCGTCGCGCACTACCGCACGGCCGACGGGCCGGGCACCCTGCACGAGCGCAGCCGCTTCGAGCAGCGCGCGGGGCGCTGGTTCTACGTCGACGGATAGGCTGAACCTCGTGCGTATCGCGAGATTCACGACTGACGAAGACCCCCGGTTCGGCGTCATCG
This genomic window contains:
- the leuA gene encoding 2-isopropylmalate synthase, which gives rise to MAISPQQPSGMPYQRYPTFPAIDLPDRTWPSKTITETPRWLSTDLRDGNQALIDPMTPARKRRMFDMLVRMGYKEIEVGFPSASETDFAFVRHLIEDDLIPDDVTISVLTQAREDLIDRTAQSLVGAKNGSIHLYNAVAPLFRRVVFGVDRNECRAIAVRGTELVMKYAEEYLQGTDFGYQYSPEIFTGAELDFSIEVCEAVMDVWQPEDGREIILNLPATVEMATPNTYADQIEYFGRHVSRRENVAISLHPHNDRGTAVAATELAMMAGADRVEGCLFGHGERTGNVDLVTLGMNLFSQGIDPQIDFSDIDEVRRTVEYCTGLPVHPRHPYAGDLVYTAFSGSHQDAIKKGLEDLDRQAAERGIPVSEMPWEAPYLPIDPHDVGRSYEAVIRVNSQSGKGGVAYIMKSEHKMDLPRRLQIEFSRVVQSMTEGEAGEMSVDEIWKAFSAEYLERTAPYALEAFRSSTIQDGLDELVVDVRVGETVQSIKGEGNGPVAAFVDAIASVNGDIRVLDYAEHALSSGGDAAAAAYVECEIGDQIVWGVGVDPSIVTASLKAVVSAANRAAATRV
- a CDS encoding MFS transporter, which translates into the protein MSDDTPITQRQWLAMLTLSLGVSLVVMDMTIVNVSVPVIIDDLGLTAAGAQWMNAIYLLMLASLLLAAGRLGDRIGRRRVYAAGLVLFMVASLSAGAAQNQEMLIAARFVQGLGAAMIVPATLSTLNATFQGRARGIAFAIWGSTVGGMVAVGPLIGGWLATESTWRWAFWINVPFGLLALVGIVKVLDETRDDDIRPGTDLPGLLLSTLGLGGVVFGLIEGQYYGWWRQESGALSPVPFSLALGVLLLVAFVVVEARRARAGAVTLVDLGLMRFRSLRYGSIAAMVVALGEIGLIFTLPLLLQGALGYTPLGTGVLVLWLAVGTFLASGATPPLTNRLGQRAVIRIGLALEVVAIAGTALVISTDVSGPAIAALLFLYGIGVGMATAQLTSAILVDIPVGSSGQASGFLTTVRQLGSALGIAVLGGLLISTLAAQTADELARTDMPGPDQDAAVSLVRDSVGAAIPELLEDPATAEVGEVAQASLITASKVTTAVAALILVGGLAATLALPSDTTSSRSGGAGRTPARTRRPARS
- the mmuM gene encoding homocysteine S-methyltransferase; the encoded protein is MTTLRDTWADRDRLVVLDGALATELERHGADLSSALWSASLLRDDPALIAQVHRDYLEAGADVIITASYQATVGGFGRLGLPADEAERLIRSAVTLARQTRDAYVQENPGRRPVVAASVGPYGAALADGSEYRGDYGLDVPALRDFHRERLHLLADAGPEVLACETIPSALEAAALADLLDDVDVPAWVTFSARDDTHLSDGTPVAEVVRLVADHGVAAVGINCTPLEHIAPLVDRIAAVTDLPIAVYPNSGEVWDAAARRWTGTTARGSWATWVGRWRDAGANLVGGCCRTTPADVAEIAATRV
- a CDS encoding DUF305 domain-containing protein, whose amino-acid sequence is MITYTARRRAAALVSALALGLGISACGAGEDGAGADGHGEHGSSSTSADRAAADVTFAQQMIPHHRQALEMASLAPTRAGAEVTALAARISAAQDPEIATMTAWLEKWDEPVPSEEGDDHAGHGDAEGMMSPEDLTRLAALQGAAFDEEFLRQMIAHHEGAITMAEDVLSTGSDPKVAALAQQISDTQRAEVDEMQDLLDR
- the recO gene encoding DNA repair protein RecO; amino-acid sequence: MVLYRDEAVVLRTQKLGEADRIVTLLTRHHGRVRAVAKGVRRTSSRFGSRVEPFMHVDLQLAEGRTLDVITQVETLDAYAGRLGNDYGAYTCGTSMLESADRLVGEDGHPAAQQYLLLVGALRALAERRHPSGLILDSFLLRSLAIAGYAPSFDACARCGVGGPHRAFNSGAGGMLCTDCRLPGSANPAPDTVALLAALLSGLWPQAEAAGERATREASSLVATYLQWHLERSLRSLDYVDR
- a CDS encoding isoprenyl transferase — protein: MTRTPVRRPTPHPSGATAPDIPLDQVPKHVAIVMDGNGRWAKERGLPRTAGHEAGESSLFDVVEGGIEVGVKWISAYAFSTENWKRSPDEVRFLMGFNRDVIRRRRDEMHELGVRVRWAGRRPRLWGSVIKELEIAEELTKDNDVLTLTMCVNYGGRAEIADAAAALARDVAAGRVKPGKIDEDLFARYLDEPDMPDVDLFWRTSGEQRTSNFLPWQAAYAEMVFSDIAWPDVDRRALWEAIEEYARRHRRYGSA
- a CDS encoding YchJ family protein gives rise to the protein MSLFVSACPCGSAEPYDACCGPLHRGERQAATPEELMRARYAAYAVDARDYVFRTWHPRTRPDDVPSTPGLTWERLEILDAADDEVEFVAHYRTADGPGTLHERSRFEQRAGRWFYVDG